In methanogenic archaeon ISO4-H5, the following are encoded in one genomic region:
- a CDS encoding ATP-dependent chaperone protein ClpB has product MAIINALNRIKREAGIKKCLIVEGNVSDVYLVDKKLLGLKDCLRQCLEEIGYTNIVTWDRISGIQGDTRTLKLTDKKDVPEEGDSYDLGDVEIPDTVVIGQAREPGQMLAVIHRTLSEKNDNTAFILDWSEYLFNKDGQLDPQDREQLTMLGKTLKESLPRYRSDERGSAIILISTKASMLPLSLYSGNPEVNTVTITKPDMEERRDILRKVSPGFFLKDVDDIIDSPKFEDYVDMLNDFTGREIIQMANMSRQQKERITFEKLFALFKYGEKDNPWEKLSPDKVRRMKKELKEKVIGQDQAIDHVYETIVKAFMGITGIHKTSSRSMPKGVFFFVGPTGVGKTELSKAIASFLFGDENACIRFDMSEYSQQNSDQKLIGAPPGYVGFEEGGQLTNAIREKPFSVVLFDEIEKAAKPNPRILDIFLQILEDGRLTDNRGVTTYFSDTIIIFTSNLGAADVVNNGDREHVASEFVRIVKDYFDNELKRPEILGRIGYENIIPFNFIDDPSFATNILKSKLRPVQKAVEEKYGITLKIRNEQTFYEYILEGADIAKGGRDVLNALNSRLLTDLALYLFTNYEDLSRFRGCTVYAHVNEGKLEFDVDD; this is encoded by the coding sequence TTGGCAATAATCAACGCATTGAACAGGATAAAGCGCGAGGCAGGGATCAAGAAATGCCTCATCGTCGAAGGCAACGTCTCCGATGTCTATCTGGTCGATAAGAAACTGCTGGGGCTGAAGGATTGCCTCCGCCAGTGCCTGGAGGAGATAGGGTACACTAACATCGTCACCTGGGACCGTATTTCAGGTATCCAGGGGGACACCCGTACTCTGAAACTGACCGACAAGAAGGATGTGCCAGAGGAGGGCGACAGTTATGATCTGGGTGACGTGGAGATCCCGGATACTGTTGTCATCGGGCAGGCCCGCGAGCCCGGTCAGATGCTGGCCGTCATCCACCGCACCCTATCTGAGAAGAATGACAACACAGCATTCATCCTCGATTGGTCCGAGTACCTCTTCAACAAGGACGGGCAGCTGGATCCCCAGGACCGCGAACAGCTGACCATGCTCGGAAAGACCCTCAAGGAGAGCCTCCCCAGATACCGCAGTGACGAGAGAGGAAGCGCAATAATCCTTATCTCGACCAAGGCTTCAATGCTCCCCCTGTCCCTGTATTCGGGGAACCCCGAGGTCAACACCGTGACCATCACCAAACCGGACATGGAGGAGAGGAGAGATATACTGAGGAAGGTCTCCCCCGGATTCTTCCTCAAGGACGTGGACGACATCATAGACAGCCCCAAGTTCGAGGATTACGTGGATATGCTGAACGATTTCACGGGGCGCGAGATCATCCAGATGGCCAACATGTCCCGCCAGCAGAAGGAGAGGATAACCTTCGAGAAGCTGTTCGCCCTGTTCAAGTACGGCGAGAAGGACAATCCCTGGGAGAAGCTCAGCCCCGACAAGGTACGCAGGATGAAGAAGGAGCTGAAGGAGAAGGTAATCGGCCAGGACCAGGCCATCGACCATGTCTATGAGACCATCGTGAAGGCTTTCATGGGGATCACCGGCATCCACAAGACCTCGTCAAGATCCATGCCCAAAGGGGTCTTTTTCTTCGTCGGACCTACCGGAGTGGGAAAGACCGAACTATCCAAGGCCATCGCATCATTCCTGTTCGGTGACGAGAACGCCTGCATCAGGTTCGACATGAGCGAGTACTCCCAGCAGAACAGCGACCAGAAGCTCATCGGTGCTCCTCCGGGATACGTGGGATTCGAGGAGGGCGGTCAGCTTACCAATGCCATCAGGGAGAAGCCGTTCAGCGTGGTGCTGTTCGACGAGATCGAGAAGGCCGCCAAGCCCAACCCCCGCATCCTGGACATCTTCCTGCAGATCCTGGAGGACGGAAGGCTGACCGACAACCGCGGCGTGACCACGTACTTCTCCGATACCATCATCATCTTCACATCCAATCTCGGCGCAGCCGATGTGGTCAACAACGGCGACAGGGAGCACGTGGCATCCGAGTTCGTCAGAATCGTGAAGGACTATTTCGACAACGAGCTGAAGAGGCCCGAGATCCTTGGAAGGATCGGATACGAGAACATCATCCCGTTCAACTTCATCGACGATCCATCCTTCGCCACGAACATCCTGAAGTCCAAGCTCAGGCCTGTGCAGAAGGCCGTGGAGGAGAAGTACGGCATCACCCTCAAGATCCGCAATGAGCAGACTTTCTATGAGTACATCCTGGAAGGTGCTGACATAGCCAAAGGCGGAAGGGATGTCCTGAACGCTTTGAATTCCCGCCTCCTGACCGATCTGGCACTGTACCTGTTCACCAACTACGAGGACCTCTCAAGATTCAGGGGATGCACCGTCTATGCCCATGTGAACGAAGGAAAGCTCGAGTTCGATGTCGACGACTGA
- a CDS encoding DNA helicase has protein sequence MTNYLCLDFGSNRYEGVRNTVFSTGLEDQFSILSANFKNQSFEDFLLIHFAVTEQTVYFSYPNFVREKQTVEKARGQYYRNVAVRFPQKYGKTDIVLMGDIFERDRDSHRQFKVKAILTVDPKTIPDSVEIEVTDCTPVLQIEPRGRWQCNGSFTDWPTDEQKRYSTLTDDFMLDLNGSYVVKDPEAAEKTFEIWEKYLESRKYLIDTESTKGYDLRDCVPDVIRAYCVEGTINQEEMKPVQYLDTGRNGVIWVMDKPDISRYPTARESVLLHLYISFNKKEAEELKESTKIDVKKKFDSFTKAPNVLVDPAIPVDKDRRKNQLVQIRDGRIAPSKAEDVPPEEELRALEDARNRTKAKAERDIEEARRKEVKLRLDSFVATELPGLAEAEVEAQRSPVTRRNELQAKKRIEEERARISNAIKALEEEIKSAEGLIAARRNESDLAAKESSQAEAVLERLKDSEGEVPKKDISAAQAKLRSCREKENDLKSRLSKLVADSENRSETIDKLRTEYQSAEARFDPGKDIERELGRIREEFISRMTLSKREDIESELGGPYAEKRVNAINEIDRDFDARVETARRDHTELRLHVYYELDIPDTDSPEQIIKRLAPRMKPELLLRKDFTGDWVLIDRQSRALNSLLEGYVMNPFLATALLSPDGKVKDTALDIDSMKYFTENLNNKQKEAVVKALSANGVFLLQGPPGTGKTQVIAEITAQLAVSGRKVLIASENHKAVDNAFSRLPKMPTIRPMRILTEDSRAKENPYSMARLLDNFYNNITMSLEKELRKYTDHQQYMSDLSESIEKLEDLAHRIDRYSVETEAVKERILDLQRNLDSEYNKKDKLETNNDTYRNKIMEKEEELSRILDIDDEKIIGRILDELQGIGFDASSYGMEPIKMIRLLRSTDSAELENEFIEMEFHQKLFDLRARKEIASASEIASINSEIEKYLSYNDLDEEETFRILRKLNPVPPQDKVLEAKGLIDSILDEEERRYRKFVDDLERKIDPTKLEIIQSQITRIKNEIEDARTDGAYRSLEKAQSEFETLVKDVLARLNLTITYSSPAEVIDKLMNVRDNLEREYRNNREGLDDRVDAYKRIIKYLRDEQVIDNDRDQYKSELLRTVNVFGMTCTTNDRFESDEEKIRLNELNIDVVIIDEVSKIPFVELLHPILYGKTVILVGDHKQLPPMFTERISEDEMEKGKYDPQWINPGDEKRYKKEYETSFFAKLFHETSPRNKIMLDVQYRMHPDIMDVDNVFYDNQLKAGINAKAREHYLNITGAYGRKIIGEDTHVVFVDCKGKEVQESGSTSFYNENEIEVVRKLLELINRGCRCDRNGKPLTGDVDRRHDTRLSVGVICPYADQAKRIRGKKVQKYRSFNDSGDEKFMVKTVDDFQGDERDIIILSMVRTTSKARFLMNYHRINVAISRARRLLIIVGNRSALEPMLVPMDDDIGAEKGAGRKLPIYRNMISTIERKNGILTEDTITGGE, from the coding sequence ATGACTAACTATCTATGCCTGGATTTCGGCTCGAATCGGTACGAGGGGGTGAGGAACACGGTCTTCTCCACAGGTCTGGAGGACCAGTTCTCCATCCTCTCGGCGAATTTCAAGAACCAGTCTTTCGAGGACTTCCTCCTCATCCATTTCGCGGTAACTGAGCAGACCGTGTATTTCTCCTATCCGAATTTTGTCAGAGAGAAACAGACGGTGGAGAAGGCCAGGGGGCAGTATTACCGCAATGTGGCAGTAAGGTTCCCTCAGAAGTACGGCAAGACCGACATAGTCCTGATGGGGGACATCTTCGAGAGGGACAGGGATTCCCACCGGCAGTTCAAGGTCAAGGCAATCCTGACCGTGGATCCCAAAACCATTCCCGATTCGGTGGAGATTGAGGTCACCGACTGCACCCCCGTCCTTCAGATCGAACCCCGCGGCCGGTGGCAATGCAACGGGTCGTTCACCGACTGGCCCACGGACGAGCAGAAACGCTACAGCACGCTGACCGATGACTTCATGCTCGATCTCAATGGATCCTACGTCGTGAAGGATCCCGAGGCTGCGGAAAAGACATTCGAAATCTGGGAGAAGTACCTGGAGTCGAGGAAGTATCTCATCGATACGGAGTCGACGAAGGGCTATGACCTGAGAGATTGCGTACCCGATGTCATCAGGGCATACTGCGTCGAGGGGACAATCAATCAGGAAGAAATGAAACCGGTACAGTATCTCGATACCGGTCGCAATGGGGTTATCTGGGTCATGGATAAACCCGACATTTCAAGATATCCTACTGCGAGGGAATCCGTCCTCCTGCACCTCTACATCTCATTCAACAAGAAAGAGGCAGAAGAGCTCAAGGAGTCTACGAAGATCGATGTCAAGAAGAAATTCGACTCCTTCACCAAGGCCCCCAATGTTCTGGTAGATCCTGCCATCCCCGTCGATAAGGATCGGAGGAAGAATCAGCTCGTGCAGATTCGTGACGGCCGCATCGCGCCATCCAAAGCAGAGGACGTTCCCCCCGAGGAGGAACTCAGGGCGCTGGAGGATGCCCGTAACAGGACCAAGGCGAAGGCCGAGAGGGATATCGAGGAGGCCAGGCGTAAGGAAGTAAAGCTCAGGCTCGACAGTTTCGTCGCGACAGAGCTCCCCGGGCTCGCCGAGGCGGAAGTAGAGGCACAGAGGAGCCCTGTTACCAGGAGGAATGAGCTCCAGGCCAAGAAGAGAATCGAAGAAGAGCGGGCCAGGATATCGAATGCGATAAAAGCTCTCGAAGAGGAGATCAAGTCTGCCGAGGGGCTGATAGCCGCACGCAGGAACGAATCGGACCTCGCAGCAAAAGAGAGTTCTCAAGCGGAGGCCGTGCTCGAAAGACTGAAAGATTCTGAGGGGGAGGTACCGAAGAAGGACATATCTGCGGCACAGGCTAAGTTGCGTTCCTGTCGCGAAAAGGAGAATGATCTGAAGAGCAGGCTCTCCAAACTGGTCGCCGACTCTGAGAATCGTTCCGAGACCATCGATAAACTCCGCACGGAGTATCAGTCGGCCGAGGCAAGATTCGATCCCGGCAAAGATATCGAGAGAGAACTGGGTAGGATCAGAGAGGAGTTCATATCCCGCATGACGTTATCAAAGCGCGAGGATATTGAATCGGAACTGGGAGGGCCTTACGCCGAGAAGAGGGTAAACGCTATCAACGAAATCGACCGGGACTTCGATGCACGCGTGGAAACGGCAAGGAGAGATCATACAGAGCTGAGGCTCCATGTGTACTATGAACTCGATATTCCAGACACAGACAGCCCAGAGCAAATCATAAAGCGGCTTGCACCCCGGATGAAACCCGAATTGCTGCTCCGCAAGGATTTCACCGGGGATTGGGTGCTCATCGACAGACAGAGCAGGGCACTGAATTCCCTGTTGGAAGGATATGTCATGAATCCCTTCCTGGCCACAGCACTGCTCAGCCCGGACGGGAAAGTGAAGGACACAGCCTTAGACATCGATTCGATGAAGTACTTCACCGAAAACCTGAACAACAAACAGAAAGAAGCGGTTGTAAAGGCGCTGTCCGCCAATGGTGTGTTCCTCCTCCAGGGGCCGCCAGGTACCGGGAAGACGCAGGTTATCGCGGAAATCACCGCCCAGCTAGCAGTATCTGGGAGGAAGGTCCTGATCGCCAGCGAGAATCACAAGGCTGTCGACAACGCATTCAGCAGATTGCCCAAGATGCCTACCATACGCCCTATGCGCATCCTTACCGAGGACTCGAGAGCTAAGGAGAATCCCTACTCCATGGCAAGGCTGCTCGATAACTTCTACAACAACATCACCATGAGTCTAGAGAAGGAGCTTCGTAAGTACACGGACCATCAGCAGTATATGTCCGACCTCTCGGAGAGCATAGAGAAGCTCGAGGATCTGGCACATAGAATCGACAGGTATTCAGTGGAGACCGAGGCCGTGAAGGAGAGAATCCTGGATCTTCAGCGCAATCTGGATTCTGAATATAACAAGAAGGATAAGCTGGAGACCAACAACGACACCTACCGCAATAAGATAATGGAGAAGGAGGAGGAATTGTCGAGGATACTCGACATCGACGATGAAAAGATCATCGGAAGGATACTCGATGAGCTCCAAGGTATAGGTTTCGATGCCTCATCATACGGAATGGAGCCAATCAAGATGATAAGGCTCCTCCGCTCGACCGATTCGGCGGAACTGGAGAACGAGTTCATCGAGATGGAGTTCCATCAGAAACTGTTCGATCTCCGGGCCAGGAAGGAGATTGCATCTGCATCGGAGATTGCAAGCATCAACTCCGAAATCGAGAAGTACCTCTCCTATAACGACCTGGATGAGGAGGAGACGTTCCGCATCCTCAGGAAGTTGAACCCTGTCCCTCCGCAGGACAAGGTCCTGGAGGCCAAAGGACTCATCGATTCGATACTCGACGAGGAGGAGAGGCGCTACAGGAAATTCGTGGACGATCTGGAACGCAAAATCGATCCCACCAAACTGGAAATTATACAGTCGCAGATCACAAGGATCAAGAACGAAATCGAGGACGCGCGCACAGACGGAGCCTACCGTTCCCTGGAGAAAGCCCAGTCGGAATTCGAGACCCTGGTGAAGGATGTCCTGGCCAGGCTGAACCTCACCATAACCTATAGCAGTCCCGCGGAGGTCATCGACAAGCTCATGAATGTCCGCGACAACCTGGAGAGGGAGTACAGGAACAACCGCGAAGGATTGGACGACAGGGTGGATGCCTACAAGAGGATCATTAAGTATCTGCGGGACGAGCAGGTCATCGACAACGACCGCGACCAATATAAGAGCGAACTCCTGCGGACGGTGAACGTATTCGGCATGACCTGCACTACGAATGACCGTTTCGAAAGCGATGAGGAGAAGATTCGTCTGAACGAACTCAACATCGATGTGGTCATCATTGATGAGGTGAGCAAGATCCCGTTCGTGGAGTTGCTCCACCCCATCCTCTACGGTAAGACCGTAATCCTAGTGGGGGACCATAAGCAGCTCCCGCCCATGTTCACCGAGAGGATATCCGAGGATGAGATGGAGAAGGGCAAATACGATCCCCAATGGATCAATCCTGGGGATGAGAAGCGCTATAAGAAGGAGTATGAGACCAGCTTCTTCGCCAAGCTGTTCCATGAGACCTCACCCCGCAACAAGATCATGCTAGATGTGCAATACCGCATGCATCCGGACATCATGGACGTGGACAACGTATTCTATGACAATCAACTGAAGGCAGGAATCAATGCCAAGGCCCGCGAGCACTATCTCAACATAACGGGTGCTTACGGCAGGAAGATAATCGGCGAAGACACCCACGTCGTATTCGTGGACTGCAAAGGCAAAGAGGTGCAGGAGTCCGGTAGTACCTCGTTCTACAATGAGAACGAGATAGAAGTGGTCAGGAAACTCCTCGAACTGATCAACAGGGGGTGCAGATGCGACCGCAACGGAAAACCCCTGACCGGGGATGTAGACAGGCGCCACGATACGAGGCTCAGCGTGGGAGTCATCTGCCCCTACGCAGATCAGGCGAAGCGCATCCGCGGCAAGAAGGTCCAGAAGTATCGTTCCTTCAACGACAGCGGCGATGAGAAGTTCATGGTCAAGACGGTGGATGATTTCCAGGGGGACGAGCGTGACATCATCATCCTGTCGATGGTGAGGACGACTTCCAAGGCCCGGTTCCTCATGAACTACCACCGTATCAATGTGGCCATCAGCAGGGCCAGGCGTCTTCTGATCATCGTCGGTAACAGGAGTGCCCTAGAGCCAATGCTGGTGCCTATGGATGACGATATAGGTGCAGAGAAGGGAGCTGGCAGGAAGCTACCAATCTACAGGAACATGATAAGCACCATAGAGCGGAAGAACGGAATCCTGACCGAGGACACAATCACAGGAGGTGAGTGA
- a CDS encoding NYN domain-containing protein: protein MSLFVDRSYSRVMVFIDYRNLMSKYNDGAMVADIFRLTQILVGNRDLVGAYIFDGKIAGEDRKQEEQNALNKLRSIGFRLITREAMVWRKDHYEQKEVDVSLAVEMMEHALMNHYDVAIVVSGDRDYIPVIQKVQAAGKRVEVASYEEFLSNDRELTMTADVYHKLKEIPFIAMSSPPLDGGVPYHE, encoded by the coding sequence ATGTCCCTGTTCGTAGACCGCAGCTACAGTCGCGTGATGGTCTTCATCGATTATCGCAACCTAATGTCGAAATACAACGACGGAGCGATGGTAGCCGACATCTTCAGACTGACCCAGATACTCGTGGGGAACAGGGATCTCGTAGGTGCGTATATCTTCGATGGTAAGATTGCCGGCGAGGACAGGAAGCAAGAGGAGCAGAACGCACTCAACAAGCTCCGTTCCATCGGATTCCGTCTGATCACCCGGGAAGCCATGGTTTGGAGAAAGGACCATTACGAGCAGAAGGAGGTCGACGTCTCCCTGGCTGTGGAGATGATGGAACATGCTCTCATGAACCATTACGATGTGGCGATTGTGGTCAGCGGTGACAGAGATTATATCCCTGTGATCCAGAAGGTCCAGGCCGCAGGAAAGAGGGTGGAAGTTGCATCCTATGAGGAATTTTTATCCAACGATAGGGAACTCACGATGACCGCCGACGTCTACCACAAACTCAAGGAGATCCCGTTCATCGCGATGTCCAGCCCCCCTCTCGACGGAGGTGTGCCGTACCATGAGTGA
- a CDS encoding anaerobic ribonucleoside-triphosphate reductase NrdD produces the protein MSTTDPLFNVASVKTRTEALGPGRRMAIWFQGCDFNCKGCCNPELQPLEPRHLVRLSEILRIASVAKEENGIEGVTLIGGEPTLQASIPALAEGLQSLGLGVIMFTGRLFSELDESLTRHLDTVIDGRFEIDNRDTVRNLVGSNNQRIINITNRYADDDWFTELRPDFVEIDLDGETVVSSGSSY, from the coding sequence ATGTCGACGACTGATCCCCTCTTCAACGTGGCCTCGGTGAAGACACGCACCGAGGCCTTGGGCCCCGGGAGACGCATGGCGATATGGTTCCAGGGATGCGATTTCAACTGCAAAGGGTGCTGCAATCCCGAACTGCAGCCCCTTGAGCCCAGGCATCTCGTCCGCCTCTCGGAGATTCTGCGTATAGCGTCAGTCGCGAAAGAGGAGAACGGCATCGAGGGTGTGACCCTCATCGGCGGGGAGCCCACTCTTCAGGCCTCGATCCCTGCTTTGGCAGAGGGATTGCAGAGTCTGGGTCTTGGTGTTATAATGTTCACAGGGCGGCTCTTCTCCGAACTGGACGAAAGCCTTACCAGGCATCTTGACACAGTCATCGATGGAAGATTCGAGATCGATAACAGGGATACTGTCAGGAATCTGGTGGGATCTAACAATCAGAGGATAATCAACATCACGAACCGTTATGCGGACGATGATTGGTTCACTGAGCTTCGTCCTGATTTTGTTGAAATCGATTTAGACGGTGAGACAGTCGTTTCCTCCGGGAGTTCCTATTGA